One stretch of Brachyhypopomus gauderio isolate BG-103 chromosome 8, BGAUD_0.2, whole genome shotgun sequence DNA includes these proteins:
- the sap130a gene encoding histone deacetylase complex subunit SAP130a isoform X5, protein MSSQQLSRPSLPPAGVGQGSSSGSNSNLTAGSQPGGEEGGAREADRPQDLLSSGTAGGGALPLRDDKQETVVVRPYPQVQTLGPHLAPPPAPPPALPQHLPVQASATVSVAAPPTHLAQVPQSAFSEGAVKAGMKSTVASRLIAPAPAASPGHIPGPAKVPAHITVTLESSMTPTSIPVATISSQQGQSNLHHLMATNVQIIRSSTPALQIGSAAAPPHTFTSHLPRGAAAAAVMSSTKGPTVLRPACGANAPPSQATAVQHLIHQSIQSRPAGSNSPAVLPNISAARTQSPVISPPISHSGELVHGRPGLTIHPPPTTISIQRPPAPRDTPTRITLPSHPAMGAQKGQNAHAMTQKPIFSTVTPVAAATVAPILATNTVPSTTATGSAPHTQMNSSAIVTMTSHSSHAPSVTSSAIPVAKVVPQPITHTSPRIQPEYPGDRTSLIPISGHRSSPNPVTMEARSDNRPSVPVQFQYFLPTYPSSAYPLTHTYTPITSSVSTIRPYPVTAQTPSSALPAQAGVGVATTVHLNPMQLMTVDRIGLQSAQISTQNIQPASMAAQSIQPAPIGVQGLHATAPISAQGIQQAPVSAQQPQPETKPSGVVLAESTAFVTNPVGSTFNATQGATTIVQTHPQGAGTGGPTLVSSPRPSILRKKPVGEGVKPKSDVHVAMTPPVMAAVEALPTHGGEQQPLPTPGKHLSQAIPTLLAQPLATPPSQPATVLSTLPAAVAVTPPVSASMANTVASPTQPAAGSTATHTSALLEVKVKQEAESMDSSQPVSVPSLAASAPGLSSGALGHAVAAQAGDLLPGASPRKKPRKQQHVISTEESEMMETNSTDEERSSSRPPGGKTDRHESPPREYVDEEGVRYLPVRPRPPVTLLRHYRNPWKAAYHHFQRYSNIRVKEEKKSSLQDVASQRGVACRAQGWKVHLCAAQLMQLTSLEHDVYSRLTTLQEGLIPKKRAGADDDLHHINELIQGNMQRCKLVMDQVTEARDTMMKVLDHKDRVLKLLNKNGTAKKSSKLKRKECS, encoded by the exons ATGAGTTCTCAGCAGTTGTCTAGACCGTCCTTACCTCCTGCAGGGGTGGGACAAGGCTCTTCCTCTGGTAGCAACAGTAACCTTACAGCAGGAAGTCAACCCG GTGGAGAAGAAGGCGGCGCCAGAGAGGCGGACCGCCCTCAGGACCTTCTGTCTAGTGGCACCGCTGGGGGAGGCGCATTACCACTGCGTGACGACAAACAGGAGACGGTGGTGGTCAGGCCTTATCCTCAAGTGCAGACTTTAGGGCCGCATCTGGCCCCgcctccagccccgcccccgGCCCTGCCTCAGCACCTGCCTGTTCAGGCCAGCGCCACGGTCAGTGTGGCcgcccctcccacacacctggCTCAGGTCCCACAGTCCGCCTTCTCTGAGGGAGCAGTGAAG gcTGGTATGAAGTCCACTGTGGCCAGTCGACTTATTGCTCCCGCTCCTGCGGCTAGTCCGGGCCACATCCCTGGACCCGCAAAGGTGCCCGCTCATATAACGGTCACTCTGGAGAGCAGTATGACTCCGACCTCCATCCCCGTGGCCACCATCAGCAGTCAGCAG GGACAAAGTAACTTGCACCACCTCATGGCCACCAATGTGCAGATCATCAGGAGCAGCACGCCGGCGCTGCAGATCGGATCGGCCGCTGCgcctcctcacaccttcacctccCACCTGCCCAGAG gtgccGCTGCAGCAGCAGTCATGTCCAGCACCAAAGGACCCACCGTCCTGCGTCCAGCGTGTGGGGCGAATGCTCCACCCAGCCAGGCCACAGCTGTTCAACACCTCATCCATCAGTCCATTCAG tctcGCCCAGCAGGGTCCAACTCCCCTGCGGTTCTGCCCAACATTTCTGCAGCGAGGACCCAGTCACCGGTCATCAGCCCTCCTATCTCTCATTCTGGCGAGCTGGTGCACGG GCGACCAGGCCTTACAATCCACCCTCCTCCGACGACCATCAGTATCCAGCGTCCTCCTGCACCAAGAGACACGCCCACACGCATCACGCTGCCCTCCCACCCAGCTATGGGAGCCCAGAAAGGCCAAAATGCTCACGCCATGACCCAG AAGCCTATTTTTAGCACTGTGACTCCTGTTGCTGCAGCAACCGTTGCGCCCATTCTGGCCACCAACACTGTTCCATCAACCACCGCCACAG GCTCTGCGCcccacacacagatgaacagcagtgctatagtcaccatgacttCCCACTCCTCACACGCCCCGAGTGTGACCAGCTCGGCAATTCCTGTTG CTAAGGTGGTCCCTCAACCCATCACGCACACATCCCCACGCATCCAGCCCGAGTACCCTGGGGACAGGACCAGTCTCATCCCCATCTCAGGACACCGCTCCTCCCCAAACCCCGTCACCATGGAGGCCCGCAGCGACAATAG GCCGTCTGTGCCGGTCCAGTTCCAGTACTTCTTGCCCACGTACCCGTCGTCTGCCTACCCACttacccacacctacacccccaTCACCAGCTCCGTGTCCACCATCCGGCCCTACCCAG TTACCGCCCAGACTCCCAGCTCAGCCCTCCCAGCACAggctggtgtgggtgtggccacCACTGTACATTTGAACCCCATGCAGCTGATGACTGTAGATCGCATCGGCCTGCAGTCGGCTCAGATTAGCACCCAGAACATCCAACCGGCTTCCATGGCTGCCCAGAGCATTCAACCTGCACCAATCGGAGTGCAGGGACTGCACGCCACTGCACCAATCAGCGCACAGGGCATCCAGCAGGCCCCGGTCTCTGCCCAGCAACCACAGCCAGAGACCAAACCATCAG GCGTGGTTCTGGCGGAGAGCACGGCGTTCGTGACCAACCCCGTGGGCAGTACGTTCAATGCAACGCAGGGCGCCACCACCATCGTTCAGACACACCCCCAGGGGGCGGGAACAGGAGGCCCCACCCTAGTGTCCTCCCCCAGACCCAGCATTCTGCGTAAGAAGCCAGTGGGCGAGGG agTCAAGCCCAAATCTGATGTCCATGTTGCCATGACGCCTCCTGTAATGGCAGCCGTGGAAGCCCTGCCCACTCACGGTGGAGAGCAGCAGCCCCTCCCAACTCCTGGCAAGCACCTATCACAGGCCATTCCCACTCTGCTTGCCCAGCCTCTTGCCACGCCTCCTTCCCAACCCGCCACAGTCCTGTCCACCCTGCCCGCGGCTGTGGCCGTCACGCCCCCTGTTTCTGCGTCTATGGCCAATACCGTGGCCTCCCCCACCCAACCAGCGGCGGGcagcacagccacacacacctctgccctGCTGGAGGTCAAGGTCAAACAGGAGGCGGAGTCGATGGACAGCTCACAGCCAG TGTCTGTCCCCTCCTTGGCTGCTTCCGCCCCAGGGCTGTCCTCTGGGGCGCTGGGCCATGCTGTCGCTGCCCAGGCTGGGGACCTCCTGCCTGGGGCATCTCCACGCAAAAAGCCCCGCAAACAGCAGCACGTCATCTccactgaggagagcgagatgaTGGAGACCAACAGCACGGACGAAGAGAGGTCCAGCAGCCGGCCACCAGGAGGGAAGACCGACCGACACGAGTCTCCTCCCAGGGagtatgtgg ACGAGGAGGGGGTACGCTACCTGCCCGTACGCCCCCGCCCCCCCGTCACACTCCTGCGCCATTACCGCAACCCCTGGAAAGCTGCCTACCACCACTTCCAGAGGTACAGCAACATCCGGGTCAAAG AGGAGAAGAAGAGCTCCCTCCAGGACGTGGCCAGTCAGAGGGGCGTGGCCTGCCGGGCCCAGGGCTGGAAGGTGCATCTGTGTGCCGCCCAGCTCATGCAGTTG ACCAGTCTGGAACATGACGTGTACAGCCGCCTCACCACCCTGCAGGAGGGACTCATCCCGAAGAAGAGAGCAGGAGCTGATGACGACCTGCACCACATCAACGAGCTGATCCAG GGTAACATGCAGCGATGTAAGCTGGTGATGGATCAGGTGACGGAGGCAAGAGACACCATGATGAAGGTTCTGGACCATAAAGACAGAGTCCTCAAGTTGCTTAATAAAAATGGAACTGCCAAGAAGAGCTCCAAGCTTAAACGCAAGGAGTGCTCCTAG
- the sap130a gene encoding histone deacetylase complex subunit SAP130a isoform X4, with product MSSQQLSRPSLPPAGVGQGSSSGSNSNLTAGSQPGGEEGGAREADRPQDLLSSGTAGGGALPLRDDKQETVVVRPYPQVQTLGPHLAPPPAPPPALPQHLPVQASATAGMKSTVASRLIAPAPAASPGHIPGPAKVPAHITVTLESSMTPTSIPVATISSQQGQSNLHHLMATNVQIIRSSTPALQIGSAAAPPHTFTSHLPRGAAAAAVMSSTKGPTVLRPACGANAPPSQATAVQHLIHQSIQSRPAGSNSPAVLPNISAARTQSPVISPPISHSGELVHGRPGLTIHPPPTTISIQRPPAPRDTPTRITLPSHPAMGAQKGQNAHAMTQKPIFSTVTPVAAATVAPILATNTVPSTTATGSAPHTQMNSSAIVTMTSHSSHAPSVTSSAIPVAKVVPQPITHTSPRIQPEYPGDRTSLIPISGHRSSPNPVTMEARSDNRPSVPVQFQYFLPTYPSSAYPLTHTYTPITSSVSTIRPYPVTAQTPSSALPAQAGVGVATTVHLNPMQLMTVDRIGLQSAQISTQNIQPASMAAQSIQPAPIGVQGLHATAPISAQGIQQAPVSAQQPQPETKPSAGVVLAESTAFVTNPVGSTFNATQGATTIVQTHPQGAGTGGPTLVSSPRPSILRKKPVGEGVKPKSDVHVAMTPPVMAAVEALPTHGGEQQPLPTPGKHLSQAIPTLLAQPLATPPSQPATVLSTLPAAVAVTPPVSASMANTVASPTQPAAGSTATHTSALLEVKVKQEAESMDSSQPAVSVPSLAASAPGLSSGALGHAVAAQAGDLLPGASPRKKPRKQQHVISTEESEMMETNSTDEERSSSRPPGGKTDRHESPPREYVDEEGVRYLPVRPRPPVTLLRHYRNPWKAAYHHFQRYSNIRVKEEKKSSLQDVASQRGVACRAQGWKVHLCAAQLMQLTSLEHDVYSRLTTLQEGLIPKKRAGADDDLHHINELIQGNMQRCKLVMDQVTEARDTMMKVLDHKDRVLKLLNKNGTAKKSSKLKRKECS from the exons ATGAGTTCTCAGCAGTTGTCTAGACCGTCCTTACCTCCTGCAGGGGTGGGACAAGGCTCTTCCTCTGGTAGCAACAGTAACCTTACAGCAGGAAGTCAACCCG GTGGAGAAGAAGGCGGCGCCAGAGAGGCGGACCGCCCTCAGGACCTTCTGTCTAGTGGCACCGCTGGGGGAGGCGCATTACCACTGCGTGACGACAAACAGGAGACGGTGGTGGTCAGGCCTTATCCTCAAGTGCAGACTTTAGGGCCGCATCTGGCCCCgcctccagccccgcccccgGCCCTGCCTCAGCACCTGCCTGTTCAGGCCAGCGCCACG gcTGGTATGAAGTCCACTGTGGCCAGTCGACTTATTGCTCCCGCTCCTGCGGCTAGTCCGGGCCACATCCCTGGACCCGCAAAGGTGCCCGCTCATATAACGGTCACTCTGGAGAGCAGTATGACTCCGACCTCCATCCCCGTGGCCACCATCAGCAGTCAGCAG GGACAAAGTAACTTGCACCACCTCATGGCCACCAATGTGCAGATCATCAGGAGCAGCACGCCGGCGCTGCAGATCGGATCGGCCGCTGCgcctcctcacaccttcacctccCACCTGCCCAGAG gtgccGCTGCAGCAGCAGTCATGTCCAGCACCAAAGGACCCACCGTCCTGCGTCCAGCGTGTGGGGCGAATGCTCCACCCAGCCAGGCCACAGCTGTTCAACACCTCATCCATCAGTCCATTCAG tctcGCCCAGCAGGGTCCAACTCCCCTGCGGTTCTGCCCAACATTTCTGCAGCGAGGACCCAGTCACCGGTCATCAGCCCTCCTATCTCTCATTCTGGCGAGCTGGTGCACGG GCGACCAGGCCTTACAATCCACCCTCCTCCGACGACCATCAGTATCCAGCGTCCTCCTGCACCAAGAGACACGCCCACACGCATCACGCTGCCCTCCCACCCAGCTATGGGAGCCCAGAAAGGCCAAAATGCTCACGCCATGACCCAG AAGCCTATTTTTAGCACTGTGACTCCTGTTGCTGCAGCAACCGTTGCGCCCATTCTGGCCACCAACACTGTTCCATCAACCACCGCCACAG GCTCTGCGCcccacacacagatgaacagcagtgctatagtcaccatgacttCCCACTCCTCACACGCCCCGAGTGTGACCAGCTCGGCAATTCCTGTTG CTAAGGTGGTCCCTCAACCCATCACGCACACATCCCCACGCATCCAGCCCGAGTACCCTGGGGACAGGACCAGTCTCATCCCCATCTCAGGACACCGCTCCTCCCCAAACCCCGTCACCATGGAGGCCCGCAGCGACAATAG GCCGTCTGTGCCGGTCCAGTTCCAGTACTTCTTGCCCACGTACCCGTCGTCTGCCTACCCACttacccacacctacacccccaTCACCAGCTCCGTGTCCACCATCCGGCCCTACCCAG TTACCGCCCAGACTCCCAGCTCAGCCCTCCCAGCACAggctggtgtgggtgtggccacCACTGTACATTTGAACCCCATGCAGCTGATGACTGTAGATCGCATCGGCCTGCAGTCGGCTCAGATTAGCACCCAGAACATCCAACCGGCTTCCATGGCTGCCCAGAGCATTCAACCTGCACCAATCGGAGTGCAGGGACTGCACGCCACTGCACCAATCAGCGCACAGGGCATCCAGCAGGCCCCGGTCTCTGCCCAGCAACCACAGCCAGAGACCAAACCATCAG CAGGCGTGGTTCTGGCGGAGAGCACGGCGTTCGTGACCAACCCCGTGGGCAGTACGTTCAATGCAACGCAGGGCGCCACCACCATCGTTCAGACACACCCCCAGGGGGCGGGAACAGGAGGCCCCACCCTAGTGTCCTCCCCCAGACCCAGCATTCTGCGTAAGAAGCCAGTGGGCGAGGG agTCAAGCCCAAATCTGATGTCCATGTTGCCATGACGCCTCCTGTAATGGCAGCCGTGGAAGCCCTGCCCACTCACGGTGGAGAGCAGCAGCCCCTCCCAACTCCTGGCAAGCACCTATCACAGGCCATTCCCACTCTGCTTGCCCAGCCTCTTGCCACGCCTCCTTCCCAACCCGCCACAGTCCTGTCCACCCTGCCCGCGGCTGTGGCCGTCACGCCCCCTGTTTCTGCGTCTATGGCCAATACCGTGGCCTCCCCCACCCAACCAGCGGCGGGcagcacagccacacacacctctgccctGCTGGAGGTCAAGGTCAAACAGGAGGCGGAGTCGATGGACAGCTCACAGCCAG CAGTGTCTGTCCCCTCCTTGGCTGCTTCCGCCCCAGGGCTGTCCTCTGGGGCGCTGGGCCATGCTGTCGCTGCCCAGGCTGGGGACCTCCTGCCTGGGGCATCTCCACGCAAAAAGCCCCGCAAACAGCAGCACGTCATCTccactgaggagagcgagatgaTGGAGACCAACAGCACGGACGAAGAGAGGTCCAGCAGCCGGCCACCAGGAGGGAAGACCGACCGACACGAGTCTCCTCCCAGGGagtatgtgg ACGAGGAGGGGGTACGCTACCTGCCCGTACGCCCCCGCCCCCCCGTCACACTCCTGCGCCATTACCGCAACCCCTGGAAAGCTGCCTACCACCACTTCCAGAGGTACAGCAACATCCGGGTCAAAG AGGAGAAGAAGAGCTCCCTCCAGGACGTGGCCAGTCAGAGGGGCGTGGCCTGCCGGGCCCAGGGCTGGAAGGTGCATCTGTGTGCCGCCCAGCTCATGCAGTTG ACCAGTCTGGAACATGACGTGTACAGCCGCCTCACCACCCTGCAGGAGGGACTCATCCCGAAGAAGAGAGCAGGAGCTGATGACGACCTGCACCACATCAACGAGCTGATCCAG GGTAACATGCAGCGATGTAAGCTGGTGATGGATCAGGTGACGGAGGCAAGAGACACCATGATGAAGGTTCTGGACCATAAAGACAGAGTCCTCAAGTTGCTTAATAAAAATGGAACTGCCAAGAAGAGCTCCAAGCTTAAACGCAAGGAGTGCTCCTAG
- the sap130a gene encoding histone deacetylase complex subunit SAP130a isoform X3, with amino-acid sequence MSSQQLSRPSLPPAGVGQGSSSGSNSNLTAGSQPGGEEGGAREADRPQDLLSSGTAGGGALPLRDDKQETVVVRPYPQVQTLGPHLAPPPAPPPALPQHLPVQASATVSVAAPPTHLAQVPQSAFSEGAVKAGMKSTVASRLIAPAPAASPGHIPGPAKVPAHITVTLESSMTPTSIPVATISSQQGQSNLHHLMATNVQIIRSSTPALQIGSAAAPPHTFTSHLPRGAAAAAVMSSTKGPTVLRPACGANAPPSQATAVQHLIHQSIQSRPAGSNSPAVLPNISAARTQSPVISPPISHSGELVHGRPGLTIHPPPTTISIQRPPAPRDTPTRITLPSHPAMGAQKGQNAHAMTQKPIFSTVTPVAAATVAPILATNTVPSTTATGSAPHTQMNSSAIVTMTSHSSHAPSVTSSAIPVAKVVPQPITHTSPRIQPEYPGDRTSLIPISGHRSSPNPVTMEARSDNRPSVPVQFQYFLPTYPSSAYPLTHTYTPITSSVSTIRPYPVTAQTPSSALPAQAGVGVATTVHLNPMQLMTVDRIGLQSAQISTQNIQPASMAAQSIQPAPIGVQGLHATAPISAQGIQQAPVSAQQPQPETKPSGVVLAESTAFVTNPVGSTFNATQGATTIVQTHPQGAGTGGPTLVSSPRPSILRKKPVGEGVKPKSDVHVAMTPPVMAAVEALPTHGGEQQPLPTPGKHLSQAIPTLLAQPLATPPSQPATVLSTLPAAVAVTPPVSASMANTVASPTQPAAGSTATHTSALLEVKVKQEAESMDSSQPAVSVPSLAASAPGLSSGALGHAVAAQAGDLLPGASPRKKPRKQQHVISTEESEMMETNSTDEERSSSRPPGGKTDRHESPPREYVDEEGVRYLPVRPRPPVTLLRHYRNPWKAAYHHFQRYSNIRVKEEKKSSLQDVASQRGVACRAQGWKVHLCAAQLMQLTSLEHDVYSRLTTLQEGLIPKKRAGADDDLHHINELIQGNMQRCKLVMDQVTEARDTMMKVLDHKDRVLKLLNKNGTAKKSSKLKRKECS; translated from the exons ATGAGTTCTCAGCAGTTGTCTAGACCGTCCTTACCTCCTGCAGGGGTGGGACAAGGCTCTTCCTCTGGTAGCAACAGTAACCTTACAGCAGGAAGTCAACCCG GTGGAGAAGAAGGCGGCGCCAGAGAGGCGGACCGCCCTCAGGACCTTCTGTCTAGTGGCACCGCTGGGGGAGGCGCATTACCACTGCGTGACGACAAACAGGAGACGGTGGTGGTCAGGCCTTATCCTCAAGTGCAGACTTTAGGGCCGCATCTGGCCCCgcctccagccccgcccccgGCCCTGCCTCAGCACCTGCCTGTTCAGGCCAGCGCCACGGTCAGTGTGGCcgcccctcccacacacctggCTCAGGTCCCACAGTCCGCCTTCTCTGAGGGAGCAGTGAAG gcTGGTATGAAGTCCACTGTGGCCAGTCGACTTATTGCTCCCGCTCCTGCGGCTAGTCCGGGCCACATCCCTGGACCCGCAAAGGTGCCCGCTCATATAACGGTCACTCTGGAGAGCAGTATGACTCCGACCTCCATCCCCGTGGCCACCATCAGCAGTCAGCAG GGACAAAGTAACTTGCACCACCTCATGGCCACCAATGTGCAGATCATCAGGAGCAGCACGCCGGCGCTGCAGATCGGATCGGCCGCTGCgcctcctcacaccttcacctccCACCTGCCCAGAG gtgccGCTGCAGCAGCAGTCATGTCCAGCACCAAAGGACCCACCGTCCTGCGTCCAGCGTGTGGGGCGAATGCTCCACCCAGCCAGGCCACAGCTGTTCAACACCTCATCCATCAGTCCATTCAG tctcGCCCAGCAGGGTCCAACTCCCCTGCGGTTCTGCCCAACATTTCTGCAGCGAGGACCCAGTCACCGGTCATCAGCCCTCCTATCTCTCATTCTGGCGAGCTGGTGCACGG GCGACCAGGCCTTACAATCCACCCTCCTCCGACGACCATCAGTATCCAGCGTCCTCCTGCACCAAGAGACACGCCCACACGCATCACGCTGCCCTCCCACCCAGCTATGGGAGCCCAGAAAGGCCAAAATGCTCACGCCATGACCCAG AAGCCTATTTTTAGCACTGTGACTCCTGTTGCTGCAGCAACCGTTGCGCCCATTCTGGCCACCAACACTGTTCCATCAACCACCGCCACAG GCTCTGCGCcccacacacagatgaacagcagtgctatagtcaccatgacttCCCACTCCTCACACGCCCCGAGTGTGACCAGCTCGGCAATTCCTGTTG CTAAGGTGGTCCCTCAACCCATCACGCACACATCCCCACGCATCCAGCCCGAGTACCCTGGGGACAGGACCAGTCTCATCCCCATCTCAGGACACCGCTCCTCCCCAAACCCCGTCACCATGGAGGCCCGCAGCGACAATAG GCCGTCTGTGCCGGTCCAGTTCCAGTACTTCTTGCCCACGTACCCGTCGTCTGCCTACCCACttacccacacctacacccccaTCACCAGCTCCGTGTCCACCATCCGGCCCTACCCAG TTACCGCCCAGACTCCCAGCTCAGCCCTCCCAGCACAggctggtgtgggtgtggccacCACTGTACATTTGAACCCCATGCAGCTGATGACTGTAGATCGCATCGGCCTGCAGTCGGCTCAGATTAGCACCCAGAACATCCAACCGGCTTCCATGGCTGCCCAGAGCATTCAACCTGCACCAATCGGAGTGCAGGGACTGCACGCCACTGCACCAATCAGCGCACAGGGCATCCAGCAGGCCCCGGTCTCTGCCCAGCAACCACAGCCAGAGACCAAACCATCAG GCGTGGTTCTGGCGGAGAGCACGGCGTTCGTGACCAACCCCGTGGGCAGTACGTTCAATGCAACGCAGGGCGCCACCACCATCGTTCAGACACACCCCCAGGGGGCGGGAACAGGAGGCCCCACCCTAGTGTCCTCCCCCAGACCCAGCATTCTGCGTAAGAAGCCAGTGGGCGAGGG agTCAAGCCCAAATCTGATGTCCATGTTGCCATGACGCCTCCTGTAATGGCAGCCGTGGAAGCCCTGCCCACTCACGGTGGAGAGCAGCAGCCCCTCCCAACTCCTGGCAAGCACCTATCACAGGCCATTCCCACTCTGCTTGCCCAGCCTCTTGCCACGCCTCCTTCCCAACCCGCCACAGTCCTGTCCACCCTGCCCGCGGCTGTGGCCGTCACGCCCCCTGTTTCTGCGTCTATGGCCAATACCGTGGCCTCCCCCACCCAACCAGCGGCGGGcagcacagccacacacacctctgccctGCTGGAGGTCAAGGTCAAACAGGAGGCGGAGTCGATGGACAGCTCACAGCCAG CAGTGTCTGTCCCCTCCTTGGCTGCTTCCGCCCCAGGGCTGTCCTCTGGGGCGCTGGGCCATGCTGTCGCTGCCCAGGCTGGGGACCTCCTGCCTGGGGCATCTCCACGCAAAAAGCCCCGCAAACAGCAGCACGTCATCTccactgaggagagcgagatgaTGGAGACCAACAGCACGGACGAAGAGAGGTCCAGCAGCCGGCCACCAGGAGGGAAGACCGACCGACACGAGTCTCCTCCCAGGGagtatgtgg ACGAGGAGGGGGTACGCTACCTGCCCGTACGCCCCCGCCCCCCCGTCACACTCCTGCGCCATTACCGCAACCCCTGGAAAGCTGCCTACCACCACTTCCAGAGGTACAGCAACATCCGGGTCAAAG AGGAGAAGAAGAGCTCCCTCCAGGACGTGGCCAGTCAGAGGGGCGTGGCCTGCCGGGCCCAGGGCTGGAAGGTGCATCTGTGTGCCGCCCAGCTCATGCAGTTG ACCAGTCTGGAACATGACGTGTACAGCCGCCTCACCACCCTGCAGGAGGGACTCATCCCGAAGAAGAGAGCAGGAGCTGATGACGACCTGCACCACATCAACGAGCTGATCCAG GGTAACATGCAGCGATGTAAGCTGGTGATGGATCAGGTGACGGAGGCAAGAGACACCATGATGAAGGTTCTGGACCATAAAGACAGAGTCCTCAAGTTGCTTAATAAAAATGGAACTGCCAAGAAGAGCTCCAAGCTTAAACGCAAGGAGTGCTCCTAG